A stretch of Episyrphus balteatus chromosome 2, idEpiBalt1.1, whole genome shotgun sequence DNA encodes these proteins:
- the LOC129912142 gene encoding capping protein inhibiting regulator of actin dynamics, with amino-acid sequence MGCACCKDSSEETELMPSVETRRKLQEEAAEKRRQENEQRGIKDPEKFRRQQERAEELERREKEAEKYGGAPTLKWQQD; translated from the exons atgGGTTGCGCTTGTTGTAAAGATAGCTCAGAAGAAACCGAATTAATGCCATCAGTT gaAACCCGAAGAAAACTACAAGAAGAAGCCGCTGAAAAACGTCGCCAAGAAAATGAACAACGAGGCATAAAAGATCCGGAAAAATTCCGTCGTCAACAAGAGCGTGCAGAGGAGCTGGAACGTCGAGAAAAGGAGGCCGAAAAGTATGGTGGTGCCCCCACATTGAAG tGGCAACAAGATTAA